From Streptomyces yatensis, one genomic window encodes:
- a CDS encoding alpha/beta fold hydrolase, whose protein sequence is MTVPDTSASVVRLDGPWTHRDVAANGARFHIAELGDGPLVLLLHGFPQFWWTWRHQLPALADAGYRAVAMDLRGVGGSDRTPRGYDPANLALDITGVIRSLGEPDAALVGHDLGGYLAWTAAVMRPKLVRRLAVASMPHPRRWRSAMLADVKQSAASSHVWGFQRPWLPERRLVADDAAAVGRLIREWSGPRLPEDEAVEVYRRAMRIPSTAHCSIEPYRWMVRSLARPDGFQFNRRMKRPVQVPTLHLHGSLDPVMRTRSAAGSGEYVEAPYRWRLFDGLGHFPHEEDPRAFTSELINWLKDPEPDR, encoded by the coding sequence ATGACCGTCCCTGATACCTCCGCGTCGGTCGTACGGCTCGACGGCCCCTGGACCCACCGGGATGTCGCGGCCAACGGCGCGCGCTTCCACATCGCCGAGCTGGGTGACGGCCCGCTGGTGCTGCTGCTGCACGGCTTTCCGCAGTTCTGGTGGACCTGGCGGCACCAGCTGCCCGCGCTCGCCGACGCCGGCTACCGCGCGGTCGCGATGGATCTGCGCGGGGTGGGCGGCAGCGACCGTACGCCCAGGGGCTACGACCCGGCCAACCTCGCCCTCGACATCACCGGTGTGATCCGTTCGCTGGGCGAGCCGGACGCCGCGCTCGTCGGCCATGACCTGGGCGGTTACCTGGCGTGGACGGCCGCCGTGATGCGGCCGAAGCTGGTGCGGCGGCTCGCGGTGGCCTCGATGCCGCACCCCCGCCGCTGGCGCTCGGCGATGCTGGCGGACGTCAAGCAGAGCGCGGCCAGCTCCCATGTGTGGGGCTTCCAGCGGCCCTGGCTGCCCGAGCGCCGGCTGGTCGCGGACGACGCGGCGGCCGTGGGGCGGCTGATCCGGGAGTGGTCCGGGCCGCGGCTGCCCGAGGACGAGGCCGTGGAGGTCTACCGGCGGGCGATGCGCATCCCCTCGACCGCGCACTGCTCGATCGAGCCGTACCGCTGGATGGTGCGGTCGCTGGCTCGGCCGGACGGTTTCCAGTTCAACCGGCGAATGAAGCGGCCGGTGCAGGTCCCGACCCTGCATCTGCACGGGTCACTCGACCCGGTGATGCGGACCCGCAGCGCGGCGGGCTCCGGGGAGTATGTGGAGGCCCCCTACCGCTGGCGGCTCTTCGACGGCCTCGGTCACTTCCCGCATGAGGAGGACCCCCGGGCCTTCACCTCTGAGCTGATCAACTGGCTGAAGGACCCCGAACCCGACCGCTGA
- a CDS encoding Crp/Fnr family transcriptional regulator, translating to MDDVLRRAPLFAALDDEQAAELRASMGEVTLARGDALFHEGDPGDRLYVVTEGKVKLHRTSPDGRENMLAVLGPGELIGELSLFDPGPRTATATALTEVKLLGLGHGDLQPWLNARPEVASALLRAVARRLRKTNDQMSDLVFSDVPGRVARALLDLSRRFGVQSEEGIHVVHDLTQEELAQLVGASRETVNKALADFAGRGWLRLEARAVILLDVERLAKRSR from the coding sequence GTGGACGACGTTCTGCGGCGCGCCCCGCTCTTCGCGGCGCTCGATGACGAGCAGGCCGCTGAGCTGCGCGCCTCCATGGGAGAGGTCACCCTCGCGCGGGGTGACGCGCTCTTCCACGAAGGGGACCCCGGCGATCGCCTGTACGTGGTCACCGAGGGCAAGGTGAAGCTCCACCGCACCTCTCCCGACGGCCGCGAGAACATGCTCGCCGTGCTCGGCCCCGGCGAGCTGATCGGCGAACTGTCGCTTTTCGACCCCGGCCCGCGTACCGCCACCGCCACCGCCCTCACCGAGGTCAAGCTGCTCGGCCTCGGCCACGGCGACCTGCAGCCGTGGCTCAACGCCCGGCCCGAGGTCGCCTCCGCGCTGCTGCGCGCGGTCGCCCGGCGCCTGCGCAAGACCAACGACCAGATGTCCGACCTGGTCTTCTCCGACGTTCCCGGCCGGGTCGCCAGGGCCCTGCTGGACCTGTCGCGCCGCTTCGGCGTGCAGTCGGAGGAGGGCATCCACGTCGTCCACGACCTGACCCAGGAGGAGCTGGCCCAGCTGGTCGGCGCCTCCCGCGAGACCGTCAACAAGGCGCTCGCCGACTTCGCGGGCCGCGGCTGGCTGCGGCTGGAGGCGCGCGCGGTGATCCTGCTGGACGTCGAGCGGCTGGCCAAGCGCTCCCGCTGA
- the nth gene encoding endonuclease III, with protein MGEQESAESTEAAKPHKSVKGSKGARPESRLALVRRARRINRELAEVYPYAHPELDFESPFQLLVATVLSAQTTDLRVNQTTPALFAAYPTPEDMAAADPEALEQLIRPTGFFRAKAKSLLGLSAALRDRFGGEVPGRLEDLVTLPGVGRKTANVVLGNAFGVPGLTVDTHFGRLVRRWKWTAQEDPEKVEAEIAALFPKSEWTMLSHRIIFHGRRVCHARKPACGACPIAPLCPAYGEGETDPDKAKKLLKYEMGGQPGQRLRPPSDYPGRPAAPLGAAE; from the coding sequence GTGGGCGAACAAGAGTCCGCTGAGTCGACAGAAGCCGCGAAGCCGCATAAATCAGTCAAGGGCTCGAAGGGCGCCCGCCCCGAGTCCCGGCTCGCCCTCGTCCGCCGTGCCCGTCGCATCAACCGCGAGCTCGCCGAGGTGTATCCGTACGCCCATCCCGAGCTGGACTTCGAGAGCCCCTTCCAGCTGCTGGTGGCCACGGTCCTGTCCGCCCAGACCACCGATCTGCGGGTCAACCAGACCACCCCCGCGCTCTTCGCCGCCTATCCGACGCCCGAGGACATGGCGGCGGCCGATCCGGAGGCCCTGGAGCAGCTGATCCGGCCGACCGGCTTCTTCCGCGCCAAGGCCAAATCGCTGCTGGGCCTGTCCGCCGCCCTGCGCGACCGCTTCGGCGGCGAGGTCCCGGGCCGGCTCGAGGATCTGGTCACCCTGCCCGGTGTCGGCCGTAAGACGGCCAATGTGGTGCTCGGCAATGCCTTCGGGGTGCCGGGCCTGACCGTGGACACCCACTTCGGGCGGCTGGTGCGGCGCTGGAAGTGGACCGCCCAGGAGGACCCCGAGAAGGTCGAGGCGGAGATCGCCGCGCTCTTCCCCAAGAGCGAGTGGACGATGCTCTCGCACCGCATCATCTTCCACGGCCGCCGCGTCTGCCACGCCCGCAAGCCCGCGTGCGGCGCCTGCCCGATCGCCCCGCTCTGCCCGGCGTACGGGGAGGGCGAGACCGACCCGGACAAGGCGAAGAAGCTGCTGAAGTACGAGATGGGCGGACAGCCGGGCCAGCGCCTGCGCCCGCCGTCCGACTACCCCGGCCGTCCCGCCGCCCCCCTGGGAGCCGCCGAGTGA
- a CDS encoding phage holin family protein, which yields MSAADDGGNRSLGQLVATATTELSALMHDEIALAKAELRVGAKKAAVGSGAGMAAGVLLLFSLPVLSFALAYGMRAWTGLGLAWCFLIVGGIYWLFAGILGLLALLKFKKVKAPKRSIASSKESAAVLGSVKPHPRAESNGGRSVRDMTRSSA from the coding sequence ATGAGCGCAGCCGATGACGGCGGCAACCGCAGCCTCGGCCAGCTGGTGGCGACGGCGACCACCGAGCTGTCGGCGCTGATGCACGACGAGATCGCGCTGGCCAAGGCCGAGCTCCGGGTGGGGGCCAAGAAGGCCGCGGTCGGCAGCGGCGCGGGGATGGCGGCGGGGGTGCTGCTGCTGTTCTCGCTGCCGGTGCTGAGCTTCGCCCTCGCCTACGGCATGCGCGCCTGGACCGGCCTCGGCCTCGCCTGGTGCTTTCTGATCGTGGGCGGTATCTACTGGCTGTTCGCCGGGATCCTGGGGCTGCTGGCGCTGTTGAAGTTCAAGAAGGTCAAGGCCCCGAAGCGGTCGATCGCCTCGTCCAAGGAGAGCGCCGCCGTGCTGGGCAGCGTCAAGCCGCATCCGCGTGCCGAGAGCAATGGCGGACGCTCCGTGCGGGATATGACACGCTCGTCGGCATGA
- a CDS encoding MBL fold metallo-hydrolase, which yields MTYASALPGQPRGGSIGGPATDRAFCVLAPNASPMTLDGTNTWIVAEPDSDLAVVIDPGPLDDAHLKDVIATAERAGRRVALTLLTHGHPDHAEGAARFAELTRTSVRALDPALRLGDEGLGLGDVITTGGLELRVVPTPGHTADSLSFHLPADGAVLTGDTVLGRGTTVVAHPDGRLGDYLDSLRRLRSLTVDDGVDTVLPGHGPVLNDARGAVEYYLAHRANRLAQVETAVEDGHRTPSEVVARVYADVDRSLWPAAELSVRAQLDYLREHGLI from the coding sequence ATGACGTACGCATCCGCTCTGCCCGGCCAGCCGCGTGGGGGCAGCATCGGCGGCCCGGCCACCGACCGGGCCTTCTGCGTCCTGGCGCCGAACGCCTCGCCCATGACGCTGGACGGCACCAACACCTGGATCGTCGCCGAGCCCGACTCCGACCTCGCCGTCGTCATCGACCCCGGGCCGCTCGACGACGCCCACCTCAAGGACGTCATCGCGACCGCGGAGCGGGCGGGCAGGCGGGTCGCGCTGACCCTGCTCACCCATGGCCACCCGGACCACGCGGAGGGCGCGGCGCGCTTCGCCGAGCTGACGCGGACGTCCGTAAGGGCGCTGGATCCGGCGCTGCGGCTGGGGGACGAGGGGCTGGGGCTGGGGGACGTCATAACCACCGGCGGTCTGGAGCTACGGGTGGTGCCCACGCCCGGCCACACCGCCGACTCGCTGTCCTTCCACCTTCCGGCCGATGGCGCGGTCCTTACGGGCGACACGGTGCTCGGGCGGGGCACGACCGTCGTCGCGCATCCGGACGGGCGGCTCGGCGACTATCTGGACTCGCTGCGGCGGCTGCGTTCGCTGACGGTGGACGACGGGGTGGACACCGTCCTGCCGGGCCATGGGCCGGTGCTGAACGACGCCCGGGGCGCCGTGGAGTACTACCTCGCGCATCGCGCCAACCGGCTCGCGCAGGTGGAGACGGCCGTCGAGGACGGCCACCGGACGCCCTCGGAGGTCGTGGCGCGGGTGTACGCGGACGTGGACCGGTCCCTGTGGCCGGCGGCGGAGCTGTCGGTGCGGGCCCAGCTGGACTATCTGCGCGAGCACGGGCTGATCTGA
- the nhaA gene encoding Na+/H+ antiporter NhaA yields MAAPTSRKFLGRLSLPERTFITDALRTETVGGVILLVAAIVALILANTPLSGLYGGIKDFSFGPRTLHLHLSVASWATDGLLTIFFFVAGIELKRELVAGELRDPKAAALPVIAAVCGMAVPALVYVAVSASGGGSLKGWAVPTATDIAFALAVLAVLGTALPAALRAFLLTLAVVDDLGAILIIAIFFTQHINFIALGLSIAALVLVWLLHRKGVRTAWIHLPLAVVVWALMHASGVHATIAGVAMGLMLRCTVREGEEHSPAERVEHRLRPVSAGVAVPLFALFAAGVPLSGSAVADVFSRPETLGVVLGLVVGKAVGVFGGTWCAARFTRAELNEDLAWADVFAVAALAGIGFTVSLLIGELAFPADPTLAGEIKAAVLIGSLSAALFAGILLKLRNTRYQRLCQEEERDEDMDGIPDVYELDSPEYHLRMAAIHEAKAAEHRRLAEVAAANDSGDDGPA; encoded by the coding sequence GTGGCCGCGCCCACCAGCCGCAAGTTCCTCGGACGCCTGTCGCTGCCCGAGCGGACGTTCATCACCGACGCGCTGCGCACCGAAACCGTCGGCGGTGTGATCCTCCTCGTGGCCGCCATCGTGGCGCTGATCCTCGCCAACACCCCGCTCAGCGGCCTCTACGGCGGCATCAAGGACTTCTCCTTCGGCCCCCGGACGCTGCACCTGCACCTCTCGGTCGCCTCCTGGGCCACCGACGGCCTGCTCACGATCTTCTTCTTCGTCGCCGGTATCGAGCTCAAGCGCGAGTTGGTCGCGGGCGAGCTGCGCGACCCCAAGGCGGCCGCGCTGCCCGTGATCGCCGCCGTCTGCGGCATGGCCGTGCCCGCGCTCGTCTATGTCGCCGTCAGCGCGAGCGGCGGCGGCAGCCTCAAGGGCTGGGCCGTACCGACCGCCACCGATATCGCCTTCGCGCTCGCCGTCCTCGCCGTGCTCGGCACCGCCCTGCCCGCCGCGCTGCGCGCCTTCCTGCTCACCCTCGCGGTCGTCGACGACCTCGGCGCCATCCTGATCATCGCGATCTTCTTCACCCAGCACATCAACTTCATCGCCCTGGGCCTGTCGATCGCCGCGCTCGTCCTCGTCTGGCTGCTGCACCGCAAGGGCGTCCGGACGGCCTGGATCCATCTCCCGCTCGCCGTGGTGGTCTGGGCGCTGATGCACGCCAGCGGTGTGCATGCCACCATCGCCGGGGTCGCGATGGGCCTGATGCTGCGCTGCACCGTACGGGAGGGCGAGGAGCACTCCCCCGCCGAGCGCGTCGAGCACCGGCTGCGTCCCGTGTCGGCGGGCGTGGCGGTGCCGCTGTTCGCCCTGTTCGCGGCCGGGGTGCCACTCTCCGGCAGCGCCGTGGCGGATGTCTTCTCCCGCCCGGAGACCCTCGGCGTCGTCCTCGGCCTCGTCGTGGGCAAGGCCGTCGGCGTCTTCGGCGGCACCTGGTGCGCCGCCCGCTTCACCAGGGCCGAGCTGAACGAGGATCTGGCCTGGGCCGATGTCTTCGCCGTGGCCGCCCTCGCCGGAATCGGCTTCACCGTCTCCCTCCTCATCGGCGAACTCGCCTTCCCCGCCGATCCCACGCTCGCCGGGGAAATCAAGGCGGCGGTCCTCATCGGCTCGCTGAGCGCCGCCCTGTTCGCCGGCATCCTCCTCAAGCTGCGCAACACCAGGTACCAGCGGCTGTGTCAGGAGGAGGAGCGGGACGAGGACATGGACGGCATCCCGGACGTCTATGAGCTGGACAGCCCCGAATACCACCTGCGGATGGCCGCCATTCACGAGGCAAAGGCCGCCGAGCACCGGCGGCTTGCCGAAGTGGCCGCCGCAAACGACTCCGGCGACGATGGTCCGGCATGA
- a CDS encoding NUDIX hydrolase — MTSTYGGDVEVSAHGLPEWLLPVARLAETIEPRQLSRFLPPPQGGGRPSAVLVLFGEGADGPELLLMERSGSLRSHAGQPSFPGGALDPEDGDPDEEGPLRAALREAEEETGLDPSGVQVFAVLPRLYIPVSGFVVTPVLGWWRRPSPVGAVDPAETARVFTVPVADLTDPANRATTVHPSGHRGPAFLVGSALVWGFTAGVIDRILHFAGWERPWDRTKRVSLDWRA, encoded by the coding sequence GTGACGAGCACGTACGGCGGGGACGTGGAGGTCAGCGCCCATGGGCTGCCCGAGTGGCTGCTGCCGGTGGCGCGGCTGGCCGAGACGATCGAGCCGCGTCAGCTGAGCCGGTTCCTGCCGCCCCCGCAGGGCGGCGGCCGCCCCTCCGCCGTGCTGGTGCTCTTCGGCGAGGGCGCCGACGGCCCGGAGCTGCTCCTCATGGAGCGCTCCGGCTCGCTGCGCTCGCACGCCGGCCAGCCCTCCTTCCCCGGCGGCGCCCTCGACCCGGAGGACGGTGATCCGGACGAGGAGGGCCCGCTGCGCGCGGCGCTGCGCGAGGCCGAGGAGGAGACCGGGCTCGACCCCTCGGGGGTGCAGGTCTTCGCGGTGCTGCCGCGGCTCTACATCCCGGTGAGCGGTTTCGTCGTCACCCCGGTGCTCGGCTGGTGGCGCCGGCCCAGCCCGGTCGGGGCCGTGGACCCGGCCGAGACGGCCCGGGTCTTCACGGTTCCCGTGGCGGATCTCACGGACCCGGCGAACCGGGCCACGACCGTCCACCCCAGCGGCCACCGCGGGCCCGCCTTCCTGGTGGGATCCGCTCTGGTCTGGGGCTTCACCGCCGGAGTGATCGATCGCATCCTGCATTTCGCCGGGTGGGAGCGACCGTGGGACCGCACCAAGCGCGTCTCACTCGACTGGCGCGCGTGA
- the acs gene encoding acetate--CoA ligase produces MSNESLANLLREERRFAPPAELTANANVTVEAYERAKADRLGFWAEQARRLSWATAPTETLDWSNPPFAKWFADGKLNVAYNCVDRHVENGLGDRVALHFEGEPGDTRSLTYAELQREVSQAAHALTELGVQSGDRVAIYMPMITETVVAMLACARIGAPHSVVFGGFSADALATRIQDADARVIITSDGGYRRGKASALKPAVDEALTRPGTENVRSVLVVRRTGQEVDWHEGRDVWWHEIVERQPEQHTPEAFDAEHPLFILYTSGTTGKPKGILHTSGGYLTQVSYTHHAVFDLKPETDVFWCTADVGWVTGHSYIVYGPLSNGATEVLYEGTPDTPHQGRWWEIVQKYGVTLLYTAPTAIRACMKWGDDIPAKFDLSSLRILGSVGEPINPEAWVWYRKHIGADTTPVVDTWWQTETGGIMISPLPGVTATKPGSAQVPLPGVAATVVDDEANEVANGHGGYLVLTEPWPSMLRTIWGDDQRYLDTYWSRFDKRYFAGDGAKKDDDGDIWLLGRVDDVMLVSGHNISTTEVESALVSHPKVAEAAVVGATDPQTTQAICAFVILRGGAAEDEGLVEELRAHVAKQLGPIAKPKKILPVAELPKTRSGKIMRRLLRDVAENRALGDVTTLTDSSVMELIQSKLPSAPSED; encoded by the coding sequence GTGAGTAACGAGAGCCTGGCCAACCTTCTTCGGGAGGAGCGTCGCTTCGCGCCGCCCGCCGAGCTGACCGCGAACGCCAATGTCACGGTCGAGGCGTATGAGCGGGCGAAGGCGGACCGCCTGGGCTTCTGGGCCGAGCAGGCCCGTCGGCTGTCATGGGCGACCGCGCCGACCGAGACACTCGACTGGTCGAACCCGCCGTTCGCGAAGTGGTTCGCCGACGGCAAGCTCAATGTGGCGTACAACTGCGTCGACCGGCATGTCGAGAACGGTCTGGGCGACCGGGTCGCGCTCCACTTCGAGGGCGAGCCCGGCGACACCCGCTCCCTCACCTATGCCGAGCTGCAGCGGGAGGTCTCCCAAGCGGCCCACGCGCTGACCGAGTTGGGCGTCCAGTCGGGCGACCGGGTCGCCATCTACATGCCGATGATCACGGAGACCGTGGTCGCGATGCTGGCCTGCGCCCGCATCGGCGCCCCGCATTCGGTGGTCTTCGGCGGCTTCTCGGCCGACGCTCTCGCCACCCGCATCCAGGACGCCGACGCCCGCGTGATCATCACCTCGGACGGCGGCTACCGACGCGGCAAGGCCTCCGCGCTCAAGCCCGCCGTCGACGAGGCACTCACCCGGCCCGGCACCGAGAACGTGCGCAGTGTGCTGGTCGTCCGCCGCACCGGCCAGGAGGTGGACTGGCACGAGGGTCGCGACGTCTGGTGGCACGAGATCGTGGAGCGCCAGCCGGAGCAGCACACCCCCGAGGCGTTCGACGCCGAGCACCCGCTGTTCATCCTCTACACCTCGGGTACGACCGGAAAGCCCAAGGGCATCCTGCACACCTCCGGCGGCTACCTCACCCAGGTCTCCTACACCCACCACGCCGTCTTCGACCTCAAGCCGGAGACCGACGTCTTCTGGTGCACCGCGGACGTCGGCTGGGTCACCGGCCACTCGTACATCGTCTACGGCCCGCTCTCCAACGGCGCCACCGAGGTGCTCTACGAGGGCACCCCGGACACCCCGCACCAGGGCCGCTGGTGGGAGATCGTCCAGAAGTACGGGGTCACCCTCCTGTACACCGCCCCGACCGCGATCCGCGCCTGCATGAAGTGGGGCGACGACATCCCGGCCAAGTTCGACCTCTCCTCGCTGCGCATCCTCGGCTCCGTCGGCGAGCCCATCAACCCCGAGGCGTGGGTCTGGTACCGCAAGCACATCGGCGCGGACACCACGCCCGTCGTCGACACCTGGTGGCAGACCGAGACCGGCGGCATCATGATCAGCCCGCTGCCGGGCGTCACCGCCACCAAGCCCGGTTCGGCGCAGGTCCCGCTGCCGGGCGTCGCCGCCACCGTCGTGGACGACGAGGCCAACGAGGTGGCGAACGGCCATGGCGGCTATCTGGTGCTCACCGAGCCGTGGCCTTCCATGCTCCGCACCATCTGGGGCGATGACCAGCGCTACCTGGACACCTACTGGTCCCGCTTCGACAAGCGGTACTTCGCGGGCGACGGTGCCAAGAAGGACGACGACGGCGACATCTGGCTGCTCGGCCGGGTCGACGATGTGATGCTGGTGTCCGGCCACAACATCTCCACGACCGAGGTCGAGTCGGCGCTCGTCTCGCACCCCAAGGTCGCCGAGGCGGCGGTCGTCGGCGCCACCGACCCGCAGACCACCCAGGCCATCTGCGCCTTCGTCATCCTGCGCGGCGGCGCGGCCGAGGACGAGGGCTTGGTCGAGGAGTTGCGGGCGCATGTGGCCAAGCAGCTCGGCCCGATCGCCAAGCCCAAGAAGATCCTTCCGGTGGCCGAGCTGCCCAAGACCCGCTCCGGCAAGATCATGCGCCGTCTGCTGCGCGATGTCGCCGAGAACCGGGCGCTGGGCGATGTCACCACGCTCACCGACTCCTCCGTCATGGAGCTGATCCAGAGCAAGCTGCCCTCCGCCCCCAGCGAGGACTGA
- a CDS encoding MarP family serine protease → MNVLDILLLLAAVWFAVVGYRQGFVVGVLSVTGFIGGGLIAVYLLPLIWDGTSDKTSPGTVGAVVAIVLVIVCASVGQAATTHLGNKLRRYITWSPARALDATGGALVNVLAMLLVSWLIGSLVAQTSLPTLGREVRDSKVLLGVSRVVPDEANTWFTDFSSVLAQNGFPQVFSPFANEPITSVPQPDPALAQSPVATRAQESIVKVVGTAPSCGKVLEGSGFVFAPNRVMTNAHVVGGVSDPTVQIGGEGRLYDAKVVLYDWKRDIAVLDVPSLQAPALQFAQDDARSGDGAIVAGFPENGAFDVRAARVRGRIEANGPDIYRRSTVHRDVYSLYATVRQGNSGGPLLTPQGRVYGVVFAKSLDDANTGYALTADEVSEDIEKGRTADQPVDSQGCAL, encoded by the coding sequence GTGAATGTGCTGGACATCCTGCTGCTGCTCGCCGCCGTATGGTTCGCGGTCGTCGGCTACCGCCAGGGCTTCGTCGTCGGCGTGCTGTCGGTGACGGGGTTCATCGGGGGTGGGCTGATCGCGGTCTATCTGCTCCCGCTTATTTGGGACGGCACATCCGACAAGACATCCCCCGGCACGGTCGGTGCCGTGGTGGCGATCGTCCTGGTGATCGTGTGTGCCTCGGTCGGCCAGGCCGCCACCACCCACCTGGGAAACAAGCTGCGGCGGTACATCACCTGGTCACCGGCGCGCGCCCTGGACGCGACCGGCGGCGCGCTGGTGAACGTCCTGGCGATGCTGCTGGTGTCCTGGCTGATCGGCTCCCTGGTGGCCCAGACCTCGCTCCCCACCCTGGGCAGGGAGGTCCGTGACTCCAAGGTGCTGCTCGGGGTCTCCCGCGTCGTTCCGGACGAGGCGAACACCTGGTTCACCGACTTCTCGTCCGTGCTCGCGCAGAACGGCTTCCCGCAGGTCTTCTCGCCCTTCGCCAATGAGCCGATCACCTCGGTGCCGCAGCCCGACCCCGCGCTCGCCCAGTCCCCGGTGGCCACGCGGGCGCAGGAGAGCATCGTCAAGGTCGTCGGCACCGCCCCCAGCTGCGGCAAGGTCCTCGAGGGCAGCGGCTTCGTCTTCGCACCGAACCGGGTCATGACCAACGCCCATGTCGTCGGCGGCGTCAGCGACCCGACCGTACAGATAGGCGGCGAGGGCCGGCTGTATGACGCCAAGGTCGTGCTCTACGACTGGAAGCGCGATATCGCGGTCCTCGATGTGCCCTCCCTGCAGGCCCCGGCGCTCCAGTTCGCCCAGGACGACGCGCGCTCCGGTGACGGCGCGATCGTCGCCGGCTTCCCGGAGAACGGCGCCTTCGACGTGCGCGCCGCCCGCGTCCGCGGCCGTATCGAGGCCAACGGCCCCGACATCTACCGCCGCTCCACCGTGCACCGCGATGTGTACTCGCTGTACGCGACGGTGCGGCAGGGCAACTCCGGCGGCCCGCTGCTCACCCCGCAGGGGCGGGTGTACGGCGTGGTCTTCGCCAAGTCCCTCGACGATGCCAACACCGGGTACGCGCTGACGGCGGACGAGGTGAGCGAGGACATCGAGAAGGGGCGTACGGCCGACCAGCCGGTGGACAGCCAGGGGTGTGCCCTCTAA